The Polaribacter sp. MED152 region TTAAATAGCGAGTTAGATTTTATGACAACTAAATACTTAAATGAACAAACTACCTATAATTCAGAAACAAAAACAGCAACTTCAGTATCTTTATTTTCTTGGTTTAGAGCAGATTTTGGTGGCCTTTGTGGGGCAAGACAAATTCTAGCAGATTATAAGATTACACCAGAAAAACCTAAAAAATTAGCGTTTAAAAATTACGATTGGACTTTAAGTTTAGGAAATTTTAGAACAATTCCTAACTAGTCTTCTTTTTCATTTTCTTCGATATCTTCTGTAAGATCTAAATTTCTAATAGTTGGACTCACAACTGCTGTTGTGGCTACAGTTATAATTGTCATTGTTCCACCAAAAACTACAGCTGTAACTGGGCCTAAAATTTTTGCAGCCAAACCACTTTCAAAAGCACCTAACTCATTTGATGAACCTACAAACATAGAATTTACAGAGGATACTCTACCCCTCATTTCATCTGGAGTTTTTAACTGCAATATTGTTTGACGAATAACCATAGAAATACCATCTGCTGCACCACTTACAAACAAGGCTAACAAACTTACCCAGAAGATAGATGATAAACCAAAAGCAATAATACTAAGTCCGAATATGAAAACAGATATCAACATTTTTTTTCCTGTATTTTTATTGATAGGTATGTAAGTTGTTAATAGCATGGTTACAATACTACCAATAGAAATAGAAGCGTTTAATAAGCCAAAACCTTCTGGACCTACTTTTAAAATATCTTGAGCAAACACAGATAAAATAGCAACTGTACCACCAAATAAAACTGCAATCATATCTAAAGTTAAAGCTCCTAAAACTGCCTTATTGCTAAACACAAATTTTACACCTGCCTTTAAACTTTCTGTAATAGGTTCTCCTATCTTTTTATTTAAAATAGGCTTCTTTTTAATTAAAAAAGTAAAAATTAACGATAGAATTACTAGAATAAAAACCAATAATAAAGTGTTGTCAACATCTATCCAACTAATAAAAAAACCTCCACATAAAGCACCAGAAACTGAGGCTGTTTTCCAAGTACTAGTGCTCCAAGTTGCAGCATTATGATATATTTTTTTGGGTACTAATAACGCTACTAAAGAAAATATAGTTGGGCCAAAGAAAGAGCGTAAGAAACCACCAAAAAACACCAAACCATAAATACAATACAAAATAGAATTTGTAGACCATAGCTCTACAACTTGCTCAGAAGTTAATAAAAACAAACCTAAACTTATTAAAGAAAAAGCTGCTGTACATAAAGCTAATAAGTTTCTCTTTTCTTTTTGATCTACGATATGACCAGCAAACAAAGCCATAGAAAAAGCAGGAATAATTTCCATTAAACCAATAATACCTAATGAAAGAGGATCTTTAGTAATTGAATATACTTGCCATTCAATAACTATAAATTGCATGGACCATCCAAAAACTAAGAGAAATCTTACAAATAAAAATATATTAAATTCTCTAATTCTTAGAGCTGCATATGGGTCTTGCTTGGCCATCCTTTAGTTTAATTTCATATCCATTAAAATGGCAAATGTTTGGTTAATATCTTCTTCATTCACCACAATTGTCATTTCATTTGTGGTAGATATAATTTCTTGTAAAGAGATATCTGCCCAAGCCAATTGTTTTAAAATAAAGTAATAAATACCTGATTGTTCTAAATTTTCTTTTGGCAACTTTATAGTAATAGAAGCCAAATCTAACATACTGTTTGTAAGTGTTTCTTGATCGAAAATTTCTTCTACAAAAGGTCTTAAGTTTTTACTTGTAACAATATTTGTTTCGAAAATACCTTGAGAAACCGTTAAAAAATAGTCTGAACTTTCTGAAGATTTTGTAAGTATTTTAGCAATTTCTTTTAATAAAGAAGGTGTGTTTTTAAAGGTAAAATCACACAAGTCAGAACGTACAATTACATCACCCAAATCTAAAGCAAGTTTTTTAATATTTTTTCGAATACGTAATTCACTTGCAGGAGAAAGCCTATTAATAGCCATCATAACAGCACCTACTTTAACCTCTTTCTTTAAAACTTTAGAAACTTCTGGTAAAATAATTCTAGCCAAAGAAGAAACGTTTATTAACTTTTCATGCAAAGCTTCTTCTATAAAAGGTGTTTTTCTGATGGTGCTTTCAACAACTTCTTGTATTGTTTTCATAATAATTGTTTAATACATTACAATAATGTTCAAAATTAAACAATTAATCCAATTTATCAGTTAACTTTTTAAATTCTTTTTTAGGATTTTTATTTTCATACAAAATGCTGTAAACAGTATCTATAATTGGTGTTTTTGCTTTTTTATCTTGCTTAATTTTATAAGCACTTTTAGTAGCATAATAACCTTCTGCAATCATACTCATTTCGTGCTGAGCAGAAATTACAGTGTAGCCCTTACCAATCATATTACCAAACATTCTGTTTCTACTAAATACAGAATAACCAGTTACCAACAAATCGCCCAAGTATGCAGAGTTGTTTATGTTTCGTTTCATTTTGTGCACTTTTTTAATAAAGCGTTTCATTTCACGAATGGCATTACTCATAAGTACAGATTGAAAATTATCTCCATAACCCAAACCATGAGCAATACCTGCAGCCACAGCATAAATATTTTTAAGCATTGCAGCATATTCTGTACCAATAATATCATCAGAAATTTTAACTTTTATGTACCAACTTTGCAAAGCTTTAGCCATAAATGATGCTTTAGCCTCATCTATACAAGCAATAGTTAGGTAAGATAAACGCTCCATAGCTACTTCTTCTGCATGACAAGGTCCTGTAATTACACCAATGTTTTCTAAAGGAATATTAAACTTTTCGTTAAAATGTTCACCAATAATTAAGCCTGTTTCTGGCACAATACCTTTAATTGCAGAAAAAATGGTTTTACCTTCTAAAGACTCAGATAGTTTATTTAACTCGCTTGTTAAAAAGGCAGAAGGTACTGCAAAAATTAAAATACTATAGTTTTTAACGATGTAATTGATATCATCAGATAAATCTAAAAAGTTAGCATCTAATTCAGCCGAAGATAAATACTTTGGGTTATGATTGTTTTCTTTAATATGTGCAATAGAGTTGGTGTTTCTCATATACCAACCTATTTCACTTACATTCTCTGTGAGCATTTTAACAATTGCAGTTGCCCAACTTCCTCCACCAATAACAGCTATATTCTGTTCATTTACCATATTCATTAATTTGCTGGTCAAAAATAATAAAACTATTAGCTTATAAAAGAAAGGGGTCTCATTTATTATATTTGTTTAATAATCTACCTTTATGAACAAGTCCTTTTTTATTGTTTCAGTATTATTTCTTTTAACCATTGGTTGCAAGACTTCAGAGGTTAAAAAAGATGTTAAGACTGATGTAAAAAATGAGAAATCTACTAGAACAAATAATGTTCAAATCTTAGAAAAAGAATTTATTATTGATGGTTTAAATGAGAAATCTCATAAAGTTTGGGTGTATTTACCACCAAATTATACAACAACTTCAAAACGATTTCCTGTAATCTATATGCATGATGCTCAAAATTTATTTGATGCTGAAACTTCTTATGCAGGTGAATGGAATGTAGATGAGACCTTAAACAAATACTACCAAGATTCTAAGAAAGGATTTATTGTTGTTGGTATAGAGAATGGTGGAGATAAACGAATAGAAGAATACACACCTTGGCCAAATAAAAAATATGGTGGAGGAAAAGGCGCTATTTATATCGATTTTTTAGTGAATGATTTAAAACCTTTTATTGATAAAAATTACCGAACCAAAAGCAAAGCAAAACATACAGCAATAATTGGTAGCTCTTTAGGTGGTTTAATTTCTTTTTATGGCGGATTTAAATATCCTGATGTATTTGGTAAAATAGGTGCATTGTCTACTTCTTTCTGGTTTTCTAACAACATATATGCTTTTGCTTCTAGAAATAGTGCTGTGAAAAACACAAAATTATATATGTTAATTGGTGAAAAAGAAGGTGGTTCTATGGTTGCTGATACAGAAAAAATGGAAAAATTATTAATAGAGAAAGGTTTCCCAAAAGACAATTTAACTACCAAAATAGTTTCTGATGGTAAGCACACAGAATCCTTTTGGCGAGACGAATTTTTAGAAACAATATTATTCTTATACAACTAACTTTTATGAACGTACAAATTATTAACAAATCTAAACATG contains the following coding sequences:
- a CDS encoding MFS transporter; the protein is MAKQDPYAALRIREFNIFLFVRFLLVFGWSMQFIVIEWQVYSITKDPLSLGIIGLMEIIPAFSMALFAGHIVDQKEKRNLLALCTAAFSLISLGLFLLTSEQVVELWSTNSILYCIYGLVFFGGFLRSFFGPTIFSLVALLVPKKIYHNAATWSTSTWKTASVSGALCGGFFISWIDVDNTLLLVFILVILSLIFTFLIKKKPILNKKIGEPITESLKAGVKFVFSNKAVLGALTLDMIAVLFGGTVAILSVFAQDILKVGPEGFGLLNASISIGSIVTMLLTTYIPINKNTGKKMLISVFIFGLSIIAFGLSSIFWVSLLALFVSGAADGISMVIRQTILQLKTPDEMRGRVSSVNSMFVGSSNELGAFESGLAAKILGPVTAVVFGGTMTIITVATTAVVSPTIRNLDLTEDIEENEKED
- a CDS encoding NAD(P)H-dependent glycerol-3-phosphate dehydrogenase; the protein is MVNEQNIAVIGGGSWATAIVKMLTENVSEIGWYMRNTNSIAHIKENNHNPKYLSSAELDANFLDLSDDINYIVKNYSILIFAVPSAFLTSELNKLSESLEGKTIFSAIKGIVPETGLIIGEHFNEKFNIPLENIGVITGPCHAEEVAMERLSYLTIACIDEAKASFMAKALQSWYIKVKISDDIIGTEYAAMLKNIYAVAAGIAHGLGYGDNFQSVLMSNAIREMKRFIKKVHKMKRNINNSAYLGDLLVTGYSVFSRNRMFGNMIGKGYTVISAQHEMSMIAEGYYATKSAYKIKQDKKAKTPIIDTVYSILYENKNPKKEFKKLTDKLD
- a CDS encoding alpha/beta hydrolase; this translates as MNKSFFIVSVLFLLTIGCKTSEVKKDVKTDVKNEKSTRTNNVQILEKEFIIDGLNEKSHKVWVYLPPNYTTTSKRFPVIYMHDAQNLFDAETSYAGEWNVDETLNKYYQDSKKGFIVVGIENGGDKRIEEYTPWPNKKYGGGKGAIYIDFLVNDLKPFIDKNYRTKSKAKHTAIIGSSLGGLISFYGGFKYPDVFGKIGALSTSFWFSNNIYAFASRNSAVKNTKLYMLIGEKEGGSMVADTEKMEKLLIEKGFPKDNLTTKIVSDGKHTESFWRDEFLETILFLYN